A window of the Citrus sinensis cultivar Valencia sweet orange chromosome 9, DVS_A1.0, whole genome shotgun sequence genome harbors these coding sequences:
- the LOC102614149 gene encoding RING-H2 finger protein ATL56 isoform X1 has protein sequence MPPPQRYQHYDDDVDIHHRHDSPPLPPKPNPKILPILLKVIIMTLITSMFFLLLGLVAFLLLPILFTSLNRHHDRHRGACHSDGLSPKELKSLSQFKISKRNESQPGFESECVVCLEGFKQGQWCRKLVGCGHVFHRKCLDTWLLKVAACPTCRTPTTFDRFFGFLGLLRMTRYVLAS, from the exons ATGCCTCCGCCGCAACGATACCAACACTACGACGACGACGTCGACATCCACCACCGCCATGATTCTCCCCCGCTGCCGCCGAAACCAAATCCGAAAATCCTCCCAATCCTTCTCAAGGTGATAATAATGACTCTAATAACCTCGATGTTCTTCCTTCTTCTCGGCCTGGTTGCTTTCCTACTCCTCCCTATCCTCTTTACGTCTCTCAACCGCCACCACGACCGCCACCGCGGAGCCTGTCACTCAGATGGGTTGTCGCCCAAAGAACTGAAAAGCTTATCCCAGTTCAAAATTTCCAAGAGAAACGAATCCCAGCCGGGGTTTGAATCTGAGTGCGTGGTTTGTTTGGAAGGATTTAAACAAGGGCAGTGGTGTAGGAAGCTCGTGGGCTGTGGCCATGTTTTTCATAGGAAGTGTTTGGATACGTGGCTGCTTAAAGTCGCTGCGTGTCCGACTTGTCGGACTCCGACAACCTTTGACAgattttt TGGCTTCCTAGGTCTCTTGAGGATGACCAGATATGTTTTAGCTTCATAA
- the LOC102614149 gene encoding RING-H2 finger protein ATL56 isoform X2 — MPPPQRYQHYDDDVDIHHRHDSPPLPPKPNPKILPILLKVIIMTLITSMFFLLLGLVAFLLLPILFTSLNRHHDRHRGACHSDGLSPKELKSLSQFKISKRNESQPGFESECVVCLEGFKQGQWCRKLVGCGHVFHRKCLDTWLLKVAACPTCRTPTTFDRFLRNSFYSIWEN, encoded by the exons ATGCCTCCGCCGCAACGATACCAACACTACGACGACGACGTCGACATCCACCACCGCCATGATTCTCCCCCGCTGCCGCCGAAACCAAATCCGAAAATCCTCCCAATCCTTCTCAAGGTGATAATAATGACTCTAATAACCTCGATGTTCTTCCTTCTTCTCGGCCTGGTTGCTTTCCTACTCCTCCCTATCCTCTTTACGTCTCTCAACCGCCACCACGACCGCCACCGCGGAGCCTGTCACTCAGATGGGTTGTCGCCCAAAGAACTGAAAAGCTTATCCCAGTTCAAAATTTCCAAGAGAAACGAATCCCAGCCGGGGTTTGAATCTGAGTGCGTGGTTTGTTTGGAAGGATTTAAACAAGGGCAGTGGTGTAGGAAGCTCGTGGGCTGTGGCCATGTTTTTCATAGGAAGTGTTTGGATACGTGGCTGCTTAAAGTCGCTGCGTGTCCGACTTGTCGGACTCCGACAACCTTTGACAgattttt GAGGAACTCATTTTATTCAATCTGGGAGAACTAA
- the LOC102613845 gene encoding EG45-like domain containing protein yields MGVGTKVLVITTMAICLISSAAYASEGTATFYTPPYVPSACNGYKNDGVMIAAASYAIWNNGAVCNKSFRVKCTGATNQGTPHPCRGGSVLVKIVDLCPAGCQATIDLSQEAFSQIANPDAGKIKIEFNQA; encoded by the exons ATGGGTGTAGGCACAAAAGTTCTGGTGATCACGACCATGGCAATATGCCTAATTAGCTCAGCTGCATATGCCAGTGAAGGGACTGCCACGTTCTATACTCCTCCTTATGTCC CCTCTGCATGCAATGGATACAAAAATGATGGAGTCATGATAGCCGCAGCAAGCTATGCAATATGGAACAACGGGGCTGTATGCAACAAAAGCTTCAGAGTTAAGTGCACCGGCGCAACAAACCAAGGGACACCTCATCCTTGCCGCGGCGGCAGCGTTCTGGTTAAGATAGTCGACCTCTGTCCGGCAGGATGCCAAGCAACCATTGATCTCTCTCAAGAAGCTTTCTCCCAGATAGCGAACCCCGATGCCGGAAAGATCAAGATTGAGTTCAATCA GGCTTGA
- the LOC102613546 gene encoding EG45-like domain containing protein 2, producing the protein MGIEMRIFMMISIVLCLCSAAVHAAQGNAVYYKPPYSHSACYGNQDNGPMVTGVSDALWRNGQACGKRYRVRCIRGANQAPHPCKPGKSVVVKVVDYCRQPCNGILNLSQDAFNEIADLDAGKVIVEYNPV; encoded by the exons ATGGGGATTGAGATGAGAATATTTATGATGATTAGCATAGTGCTGTGCCTCTGCTCAGCAGCAGTTCATGCCGCGCAAGGAAACGCCGTTTACTACAAACCTCCTTACAGTC ACTCGGCCTGCTATGGGAACCAAGACAATGGGCCAATGGTCACAGGAGTGAGCGATGCCCTATGGAGAAACGGACAAGCATGCGGGAAAAGATACAGAGTGCGATGCATTAGGGGTGCAAATCAAGCTCCACATCCATGCAAACCAGGCAAGAGTGTTGTTGTTAAAGTTGTTGATTATTGTAGACAGCCATGCAATGGAATCCTTAACCTTTCCCAGGATGCTTTTAACGAGATTGCTGATCTCGACGCTGGCAAAGTTATAGTTGAATATAATCC GGTTTAA
- the LOC102613257 gene encoding EG45-like domain containing protein 2: MRIQMKILMMACLVLCLISTAYAAQGNAVYYDPPYTKSACYQNQDHGTMVTGVSDTLWDGGRACGRKYKVQCVRGANTAPHPCHDGASVEVEVVDYCRQPCNGVLNLSKDAFAVIADPVAGKVQVEYNPV; encoded by the exons atgaggattcAGATGAAGATATTGATGATGGCTTGCTTGGTGTTATGCCTCATCTCAACAGCATACGCTGCTCAAGGGAACGCTGTTTACTATGACCCTCCTTACACTA AGTCGGCCTGCTATCAAAACCAAGACCACGGGACCATGGTTACCGGGGTGAGCGACACCCTGTGGGATGGCGGAAGAGCCTGCGGGAGGAAGTACAAAGTGCAATGCGTAAGGGGTGCGAATACGGCCCCGCATCCTTGCCATGATGGAGCAAGTGTTGAAGTTGAAGTTGTTGATTATTGCAGACAGCCATGCAATGGAGTTCTTAATCTTTCTAAAGATGCTTTCGCCGTCATTGCTGATCCTGTTGCCGGGAAAGTTCAAGTTGAATATAACCC GGTTTGA